From a single Sorghum bicolor cultivar BTx623 chromosome 5, Sorghum_bicolor_NCBIv3, whole genome shotgun sequence genomic region:
- the LOC8058563 gene encoding lysosomal Pro-X carboxypeptidase has translation MERAIIIAAVFLLLSLQTAATAAAAAGVGRRRVTRRRPPPTLATRRHYATSLQVPRAGDDAASSSSSVPPAVQYETRRYTQRLDHFNSLPSSYATFQQRYLINDTFWGGRSRTAPIFLYAGNEGDIDLFTNNTGFMWEAAPRFRAMLVFVEHRYYGESMPFGGTREAAFRDAATKGYLTVTQALADYASFVLSLKANLSVPAAPVVVFGGSYGGMLAAWMRLKYPHVVMGAVASSAPILSFYGIVDPYAFYDRINDDYKSESKNCYDVLRKSWDVLDDALATKEGQAQLRRTFNMCNGSSVWDIPSLLENAMVEAAMTDYPTTSGFLTPLPAYPVRAMCRAIDARHQQAAASTSTSGSGNDDGNNSSSSTALLLLSEQVRDAMNVYYNHTGGAACFRAEEDDDPYGLYDGWNWQACTEVMVMAYGVRDGTVLQPAPFNFTEVVDDCRNVTGLPPRPFWIETEFGGYDIANVLKKSASNIIFFNGLRDPWSTGGVLKSISDSIIALVEPKGAHHVDLRFSSKEDPEWLKKVRVKETRIIARWLKQYYSDEGIAT, from the exons ATGGAGAGAGCCATCATCATCGCCGCCGTCTTCCTTCTCCTGTCACTCCAAACAgccgcaacagcagcagcagccgccggaGTGGGCCGCCGCCGTGTCACCAGGCGGCGGCCACCGCCGACGCTGGCCACCCGCCGCCACTACGCCACATCGCTGCAGGTACCGCGCGCAGGGGACgacgccgcctcctcctcctcctccgtgcCGCCGGCGGTGCAGTACGAGACGCGGCGGTACACGCAGCGGCTGGACCACTTCAACTCGCTGCCTTCAAGCTACGCGACGTTCCAGCAGCGGTACCTCATCAACGACACGTTCTGGGGCGGCCGGAGCCGGACGGCGCCCATCTTCCTCTACGCCGGCAACGAGGGCGACATCGACCTGTTCACCAACAACACCGGGTTCATGTGGGAGGCCGCGCCGCGGTTCCGCGCCATGCTCGTCTTCGTCGAGCACCGCTACTACGGCGAGTCCATGCCGTTCGGCGGCACCAGGGAGGCCGCGTTCCGGGACGCCGCCACCAAGGGCTACCTCACCGTCACGCAGGCGCTCGCCGACTACGCCTCGTTCGTGCTCAGCCTCAAGGCCAACCTCAGCGTGCCGgcggcgcccgtcgtcgtcttCGGCGGATCCTACGGCGGCATGCTGGCGGCGTGGATGCGCCTCAAGTATCCGCATGTTGTCATGGGCGCCGTCGCGTCGTCCGCGCCCATCCTTAGCTTCTATGGCATCGTCGATCCCTACGCGTTCTACGACCGCATCAACGACGACTACAAG AGCGAGAGCAAGAACTGCTACGACGTGCTTCGGAAGTCGTGGGACGTGCTCGACGATGCGCTCGCAACCAAGGAAGGCCAGGCACAGCTGAGACGTACATTCAACATGTGCAA TGGAAGCAGCGTGTGGGACATCCCGTCTCTACTGGAGAACGCGATGGTGGAGGCGGCGATGACAGACTACCCGACGACGTCGGGGTTCCTGACGCCGCTGCCGGCGTACCCAGTCCGCGCGATGTGCCGCGCCATCGACGCCCGCCACCAGCAGGCGGCGGCgtcgacctccacctccggctcCGGCAACGACGAcggcaacaacagcagcagcagcacggccctgctgctgctgtccgAGCAGGTCCGGGACGCCATGAACGTGTACTACAACCACACGGGCGGCGCGGCGTGCTTCCGCgccgaggaggacgacgacCCCTACGGCCTGTACGACGGGTGGAACTGGCAGGCGTGCACGGAGGTGATGGTGATGGCGTACGGCGTCCGCGATGGCACCGTGCTGCAGCCGGCGCCCTTCAACTTCACCGAGGTCGTCGACGACTGCCGGAACGTCACCGGGCTGCCGCCCCGACCGTTCTGGATCGAGACCGAGTTCGGCGGATAC GATATTGCGAATGTTCTGAAGAAATCTGCTAGTAATATCATCTTCTTCAACGGGCTGCGGGATCCGTGGAGCACTGGAGG CGTACTGAAGAGCATCTCTGACAGCATCATTGCGTTGGTGGAGCCCAAAG GGGCACACCACGTGGATTTGAGATTCTCGAGCAAGGAGGACCCAGAGTGGCTGAAGAAGGTGCGGGTGAAGGAGACGAGGATCATAGCGCGCTGGCTCAAGCAATACTACAGTGACGAGGGCATTGCAACCTGA